Proteins found in one Phaseolus vulgaris cultivar G19833 unplaced genomic scaffold, P. vulgaris v2.0 scaffold_69, whole genome shotgun sequence genomic segment:
- the LOC137817452 gene encoding uncharacterized protein, translating to MATTRRGTARAAGEEMSMQQVLEIMRGLQDDMADSKIEQERMQADLNASHVRNDELRRVNEELRRSLRDHQVQRENEEVEHLTPPREFSTPFSQEILDALIPNTFAGPKAIFTGIEDPKAHLTAFHTQMVLVGGSDAARCKLFMSTLTGMAMDWFISLPSGHITSFQQLSQLFRVQYLANTVPPPVSYDLFDVKQYQGESLKEYINRFGSQVVKVGTTEEPMIVYAFRKGVCPGPFCESIIRSRPRTFAEIRRRAVEHIASEGEVCEKRTSVAPSRPRAVTRAQPVRVNETTTGRKKPEGRRPYENRKPQPRGPAGGDRPVRERTRPARYSFVVDLKDLIAVPNIAERLRRPAKTDKVLGPRKDSWCEFHEAFGHHIDNCLSLGYQLDELVKSGFLKDYVAEPAATAALPAPTEEQAHEMPVLGVVHTIAGGFSGGGPTASQRKKYARGVNSIEERISGEPWESDLVFTRGDLRDVVPHDNDPVVISVVTAGRKVHRVLVDQGSSVDVMFLSTFNKLRLSPDLLRPYTGKPSSPLSPSTKENHPERWERGQCSKS from the coding sequence atggccACCACTAGACGAGGTACCGCACGCGCTGCGGGGGaagaaatgtccatgcagcaggtcctggagataatgcgggggctgcaggatgatatggcggattcgaagatagagcaagagcgcatgcaggcggatcttaACGCCTCGCATGTGAGAAACGACGAACTCCgtcgtgtgaatgaggagttgcgtcggAGTCTGAGGGACCATCAGGTGCAGCGCGAGAACGAAGAGGTGGAGCATCTCACTCCACCTAGGGAGTTCTctactcccttctcgcaggagatcctggaCGCTCTGATCCCCAACACCTTCGCAGGGCCTAAGGCGATTTTCACTGGGATTGAGGACCCAAAGGCGCATCTCACGGCATTCCACACACAAATGGTGTTAGTGGGCGGTTCTGACGCCGCAAGgtgcaagcttttcatgagTACTTTGACaggaatggccatggattggtttatcagccttcCTAGCGGCCATATCACCTCGTTCCAACAGCTGTCCCAGTTGTTTAGAGTGCAATACCTGGCGAACACGGTCCCGCCGCCGGTAtcttacgatctgtttgatgtgaagcaataccaaggggaaagtttgaaggagtatatcaaccgGTTCGGGTCCCAAGTGGTGAAGGTGGGCACGACggaggagcccatgattgtgtatgcCTTTAGGAAAGGCGTGTGCCCTGGTCCTTTTTGCGAATCTATTATTCGCAGCCGACCaaggacttttgctgaaatacggcgtcgggcggtggagcatatcgcctccgaaggagaggtgtgcgagaagcgcaccagcgtggCACCTTCGCGCCCGAGAGCGGTAACGCGGGCTcagcccgtcagggtcaatgagaccacgacggggaggaaaaagccagaggggagacgccctTATGAGAACAGGAAACCCCAGCCCAGGGGTCCAGCAGGTGGGGATCGCCCAGTTAGAGAGAGGacgagaccggcgaggtacagtTTTGTGGTGGatttgaaggacctgatcgccgtgcctaatatagctgagaggctaaggcgaccggcgaaaactgacaaggtgttagggccacgGAAAGActcctggtgcgagttccacgaggctttcggtcatcACATTGACAACTGCCTCTCGTTGGGTTATCAGCTTGATGAGCTGGTGAAGagcgggtttctgaaggattacgTCGCAGAACCCGCCGCGACCGCCGCCCTGCCGGCGCCAACAGAGGAGcaagcacacgagatgcctgtgcttggcgtggtccataccattgctggaggtttttccggcgggggacccaccgcctcccagcggaagaaatacgcgaggggggtcaattcaatcgaagagagaaTCTCAGgtgagccatgggagtcggatctcgtgttcacgagaggagatctccgagatgtggtaccccacgacaacgaccccgttgtcatctcagtcgtcactgCCGGAAGAAAGGTGCATAGGGTTCTGGTCgatcagggaagttcagtagACGTCATGTTCCTgtcaacattcaacaagctgcgATTGTCCCCTGACCttctgaggccctacacaggaaAACCATCctcgcctctctcacccagtacaaagGAAAACCATCCAGAGCGGTGGGAACGAGGTCAGTGCAGcaaatcttga
- the LOC137817453 gene encoding uncharacterized protein, whose product MAMDWFISLPDGHVTSFQQLSQLFREQHLANRAPPPISYDLFDVKQYQGETLKEYINRFGAQVVKVGTTEEPMIVYAFRKGVCPGPFWESIIRNRPRTFAEIRHRAVEHIASEGEVCEKRTSVVPTHPRAQTRAEPVRVNETTTGRKNQEGRRPYEARKPQPRGQAGGNRPARERARPARYDFVVELKDLIAVPNIAERLRRPVKTDKAESSSLHAPHEDEAAGSQWQGDCHEVKPRRSAKKGKRVLVIDSDSGDSGPALVSHKRRATGLPASSAASPGGGSSLRDDPPSATSPAPPPAHEEREERIDSVPALSPLHRDAAEASGSAPPAPVPALTSRKPRIPRPVHRELTQGFIEGMSPIDPQKGGGMPYYMGAFLAVALKWRTQARNAIKGREALRKLRQEVGALKEEKQNWGLKEEASQSLLKLAHEGREGAEAYARELEQAHADQLAQLTSYQIQNIGLQEAALASEVQRRKLEELDAAWRQKLGEREDALAAKVEALSLLQAEANKLRVEKELLEKQLISKDSRVAELEGENSACAILLSFFAFACFGCFACIIPV is encoded by the exons atggccatggactggttcatcagccttcctgATGGCCATGTCACTTCTTTCCAACAGCTGTCGCAGTTATTCAGGGAGCAACATCTAGCGAACCGAGCCCCGCCACCCATTTCGTATGATCTGTTCGATGTGAAACAATATCAGGGCGAGACTCTGAAGGAGTACATCAACCGTTTCGGGGCTCAAGTGGTGAAGGTCGGCACTACGgaggagcccatgatcgtgtacgcgttcAGGAAAGGCGTATGTCCTGGCCCTTTTTGGGAATCAATCATTCGCAATCGCCCCAGGACCTTCGCCGAAATAAGGCATCGCGCAGTAGAGCATATCGcctctgagggagaggtgtgcgagaagcgcACGAGTGTTGTACCCACACACCCGAGAGCACAGACACGGGCtgaacccgtcagggtcaatgagaccacaacgggaaggaagaatcaggaagggagacgcccctacgaggcgaGAAAACCCCAACCCAGGGGTCAAGCGGGAGGAAATCGTCCGGCAAGAGAAAGGGCCAGACCAGCAAGGTACGACTTCGtagtggagttgaaggacctgatcgccgtacCTAACATAGCTGAAAGGTTGAGGCGACCTgtgaagactgacaag GCTGAgagcagtagcctccacgcgccacatgaagatgaagctgccggatctCAGTGGCAGGGTGATTGTCATGAAGTCAAACCAAGAAGAAGCGCGAAAAAGGGAAAAAGGGTGCTGGTGATAGACTCTGATAGCGGAGACTCGGGCCCTGCCCTGGTTTCCCATAAGAGGAGGGCTACAGGCCTTCCTGCCTCGTCAGCCGCGTCTCCCGGTGGTGGGAGctctctcagggacgatcctccAAGTGCCACATCACCTGCACCTCCACCAGCCCACGAGGAACGAGAAGAAAGGATTGACTCGGTTCCCGCGCTCTCGCCGTTGCATCGTGACGCAGCTGAGGCCTCGGGCTCCGCCCCTCCTGCACCAGTCCCTGCTTTGACTTCCCGCAAACCCCGAATTCCTCGCCCCGtccatagggagttgacgcagggtTTCATCGAAGGAATGTCGCCAATTGATCCTCAAaaggggggaggcatgccttattatatgGGGGCATTTCTGGCGGTGGCACTCAAGTGGCGCACCCAGGCTCGAAACGCTATCAAAGGGAGGGAGGCTCTCCGCAAGCTGAGACAAGAGGTGGGggcgttgaaggaggagaaacaaaactgggggctcaaggaggaagcttcccaatctTTGCTAAAACTGGCCCACGAGGGTAGGGAGGGGGCTGAGGCGTACGCGCGAGAACTGGAACAGGCGCATGCCGATCAACTAGCCCAGCTCACCTCCTACCAAATCCAAAACATTGGCCTCCAAGAGGCGGCTCTTGCCTCCGAAGTGCAGCGAAGAAAACTTGAAGAGCTGGatgctgcttggaggcagaagctaggtgagagagaggacgccttggctgcgaaggttgaagccttgagccttctccaagcagaggctaacaagctccgcgtggagaaggaattgCTGGAGAAGCAATTGATATCTAAGGACTCTAGGGTTGCGGAACTAGAGGGGGAG AATTCTGCCTGTGCGATCTTACTTTCATTTTTtgccttcgcgtgcttcggCTGTTTTGCTTGTATTATACCTGTTTAA